In one Deltaproteobacteria bacterium genomic region, the following are encoded:
- a CDS encoding type II toxin-antitoxin system RelE/ParE family toxin, with product MAKINWTVEAQRWLEDIYGYIAGDNPRAAAETVNGIYEKAQMLAKFPTMGGRYQASPRHVRILLYRHYRIAYLIRDDGNIDVLGVFHGALDISKYQL from the coding sequence ATGGCAAAAATAAACTGGACGGTGGAGGCGCAGCGCTGGCTTGAAGACATCTATGGTTATATCGCCGGCGATAATCCGCGGGCGGCCGCTGAAACCGTAAATGGCATCTATGAGAAGGCGCAGATGCTGGCTAAGTTCCCCACGATGGGTGGGCGCTATCAGGCTTCGCCCCGACATGTTCGTATACTTCTCTACCGTCACTATCGCATCGCCTATCTGATCAGAGACGATGGCAATATCGATGTGCTTGGCGTCTTTCATGGCGCCCTCGATATCAGTAAGTATCAACTCTAG
- a CDS encoding amidohydrolase, with protein MRALEVRKYHRAKKRRFAMKDGFKVIDADRHILEPSDLYQRYLPEKFRSRVRLAGPNQTVREVDGKPVSDSAIRPGRITEDYGYIFSASQRWRECFADAYANKFDPASNLRDMDREGIDISVLFPTIGLYIMWRDDIDPELSAAICRAYNTWLADYCDHDRKRLHGVMLIPLQDPKLAAAEVRYAREKLGLVGIFWRPNKMCGRTFSSPDYYPIYDVCSELGVTICVHEGARTILPQAGNDRYSEFGRHVACHPLEQMLSCLNFCADGILEKFPKLKVAHLEAGCGWVPFWLERMDEHWEHESHGSAKITKEKPSYYFKRNCWVSTEAGEELAPVFVEHIGDDYLMIATDYPHSDAIDKFPNKTVGDMSGNQKISKASRTKILWDNPTKAFGLGA; from the coding sequence ATGAGAGCGCTCGAAGTTCGCAAGTATCATCGCGCTAAAAAAAGGAGATTCGCCATGAAAGATGGATTTAAAGTTATCGACGCCGACCGGCATATTTTAGAGCCTAGCGATTTATATCAGAGATACCTACCGGAAAAATTCAGAAGCCGCGTGCGTCTCGCCGGGCCGAACCAGACCGTGCGCGAGGTCGACGGCAAACCGGTATCCGATTCGGCGATCCGTCCGGGGCGGATCACGGAAGACTACGGTTATATTTTTTCTGCATCCCAGCGCTGGCGCGAATGTTTTGCCGATGCCTACGCCAACAAGTTCGACCCGGCCTCCAACCTGCGCGATATGGATCGCGAAGGCATCGATATCTCCGTTCTGTTTCCGACCATCGGGCTTTACATCATGTGGCGCGACGACATCGATCCGGAGTTGAGCGCGGCGATTTGCCGCGCCTATAACACCTGGCTCGCCGACTACTGCGATCACGATCGCAAACGTTTGCATGGCGTCATGTTGATTCCGCTGCAGGATCCCAAGCTCGCGGCCGCGGAGGTGAGATACGCGCGCGAGAAGTTGGGACTCGTCGGCATCTTCTGGCGGCCCAACAAAATGTGCGGCCGGACTTTTTCCAGCCCGGACTATTATCCAATTTACGATGTTTGCTCTGAACTCGGCGTGACGATCTGCGTGCACGAAGGCGCGCGGACAATTCTACCGCAAGCCGGCAACGATCGTTACAGCGAATTCGGCCGCCACGTCGCCTGCCATCCGCTCGAACAAATGCTGTCCTGTTTGAACTTCTGCGCCGACGGCATTTTAGAAAAATTTCCCAAACTCAAAGTCGCGCACTTGGAAGCGGGCTGCGGCTGGGTGCCGTTCTGGTTGGAAAGAATGGACGAACACTGGGAACATGAGTCCCACGGCTCGGCCAAGATCACCAAGGAAAAACCGAGCTACTACTTCAAGCGCAACTGCTGGGTCAGTACCGAAGCCGGCGAAGAACTCGCCCCGGTATTCGTCGAGCACATCGGCGACGACTATTTGATGATCGCCACCGACTACCCGCACAGCGACGCCATTGACAAGTTTCCCAACAAGACCGTCGGCGACATGAGCGGCAACCAGAAAATCTCCAAAGCCTCGCGCACGAAGATTCTTTGGGACAATCCGACCAAGGCGTTTGGATTGGGAGCGTGA
- a CDS encoding pirin family protein has protein sequence MNTYLKRVIHLIEPQAVVEGAGVRLKRSIGGRALDFLDPFLLLDHFDSKDPRDYQAGFPLHPHRGIETVTYILSGAVKHKDSLGSTGTIGAGDVQWMTAGRGILHEEMPQVRPEGISGFQLWVNLAAKEKMIAPRYQNISANEIPQVARPDGTRIRVITGVVDGMSGPVSGISVAPTYLDVSIPAGVTFTYPVEHEHSVFTYVFDGEVNVRASKNDADVLVHAPTLLVWGEGDEIQLVATDSPARLLLVSGAPLNEPISRHGPFVMNTRAEIEATLRELRNGTFPPQSI, from the coding sequence ATGAATACATATTTAAAAAGAGTGATTCACCTCATTGAACCGCAAGCAGTAGTCGAAGGCGCGGGGGTTCGGTTGAAACGAAGCATCGGCGGTCGGGCGCTCGATTTTCTCGATCCGTTTCTTTTGCTTGATCACTTCGATTCGAAAGACCCGCGGGACTACCAAGCGGGGTTTCCTTTGCATCCGCACCGGGGGATTGAGACAGTCACATACATTCTTTCCGGTGCGGTGAAGCACAAGGATTCGCTTGGCAGTACCGGAACTATTGGAGCGGGCGACGTGCAGTGGATGACCGCGGGGCGTGGCATCTTGCACGAGGAGATGCCGCAGGTTCGTCCTGAAGGTATCAGCGGATTTCAGCTTTGGGTCAATTTGGCGGCGAAGGAGAAGATGATCGCGCCGCGCTACCAAAATATTAGCGCGAACGAGATTCCACAAGTCGCGCGACCCGACGGCACGCGCATCCGCGTGATCACCGGGGTGGTGGACGGAATGAGCGGGCCGGTGAGTGGGATCTCCGTTGCGCCAACCTATTTGGACGTGAGCATTCCGGCCGGCGTGACGTTTACTTATCCGGTGGAGCACGAGCATTCCGTTTTTACTTATGTCTTCGATGGAGAGGTTAACGTTAGAGCCTCGAAGAATGATGCCGATGTGCTTGTTCATGCGCCGACGCTGCTCGTGTGGGGCGAAGGCGATGAGATTCAACTTGTCGCCACGGATTCGCCTGCGCGATTGCTGTTGGTTTCGGGCGCGCCGCTGAACGAACCGATCTCGCGCCACGGGCCGTTCGTCATGAACACGCGCGCGGAGATCGAGGCGACGCTGCGGGAATTGCGCAATGGGACGTTTCCGCCGCAGTCGATCTGA
- a CDS encoding efflux RND transporter periplasmic adaptor subunit: protein MNLRFAAVVVFATFLSACGKDPPVEFQRPPAPVTVAAAISQNVPIYIDAVGKIVAREVVSIQPQVSGRITQIHFTDGADVKLGDPLFTIDPRPYQAQLQQAEANLAQAEAVSSLAKSSFARVESVSDPRAISRQDYDTKKIAVQAADALIKQNRAAVENARLNLDYCTIRSPIAGRAGQRTVDVGNVVAANGASLLVIQRLDPVYADFTVTENDLTAVQRHMAKRGLRVEVRLPDDGADARESKLTFVDNAVQDGTGSVRLRATLTNADRRFWPGRFAKVRLVLDTHVDAVLIPAGAAQTAAQGPFVYVIKSDSSAELRPVKLGQRQGDSVVIDDGVKAGEQIVVNGQLGITPGGKVRVVQPSTAGNAPAQSKSATKP, encoded by the coding sequence GTGAACCTGAGGTTCGCCGCCGTAGTCGTTTTCGCGACATTTCTTTCGGCTTGCGGTAAAGATCCTCCAGTCGAGTTTCAACGGCCGCCGGCGCCGGTCACGGTGGCCGCGGCGATCTCACAAAACGTTCCGATCTACATCGACGCCGTGGGCAAAATCGTTGCCCGCGAAGTCGTATCGATTCAGCCCCAGGTTTCCGGGCGCATCACGCAAATTCATTTCACCGACGGCGCTGACGTTAAACTTGGCGATCCGCTTTTCACTATCGATCCGCGCCCCTACCAAGCGCAGCTCCAACAAGCGGAAGCTAATCTGGCGCAAGCCGAAGCGGTGTCGAGTTTGGCGAAGAGTTCGTTTGCTCGGGTAGAAAGCGTCAGCGATCCGCGGGCGATTTCGCGTCAGGACTACGACACCAAGAAGATCGCGGTGCAGGCTGCCGACGCGCTGATCAAACAGAACCGCGCCGCGGTCGAGAACGCGCGCTTAAATCTCGACTATTGCACGATTCGCTCGCCCATCGCCGGCCGGGCCGGCCAGCGCACCGTCGATGTCGGCAATGTGGTTGCGGCCAATGGCGCTTCGCTGCTTGTCATCCAACGGCTCGATCCGGTCTATGCCGATTTTACCGTGACTGAAAACGATTTGACCGCGGTGCAGCGCCACATGGCCAAGCGCGGTTTGCGCGTCGAAGTGCGCCTGCCAGACGACGGCGCCGACGCGCGCGAGAGTAAGCTCACCTTTGTCGACAACGCGGTGCAAGACGGCACAGGTTCGGTGAGGCTGCGCGCGACGTTGACTAACGCCGACCGCCGTTTCTGGCCGGGGCGCTTCGCCAAAGTTCGCTTGGTACTCGATACTCATGTCGATGCGGTCTTAATCCCCGCCGGGGCGGCGCAAACCGCGGCCCAGGGTCCGTTCGTCTACGTGATCAAAAGCGATTCCTCCGCCGAGTTACGACCGGTCAAACTCGGCCAGCGCCAGGGCGACTCCGTCGTTATCGATGACGGTGTCAAAGCCGGCGAACAAATCGTCGTCAATGGCCAGCTCGGCATCACGCCAGGCGGCAAGGTCCGTGTGGTTCAACCTAGCACCGCTGGTAACGCGCCCGCGCAGTCGAAGTCCGCCACCAAGCCGTGA
- a CDS encoding TetR/AcrR family transcriptional regulator: MGNVPRLTAEARKEAIVEAVQDIFAEKGFDGVTIKELAQAAGVSEALLYKHFPSKESLYAAMLDACSKGPTFAEASRILEFEASTSTLVVMVHFMISHYVLGRVGDIHRAALNSLLVRSLLGDGELVRLMHKKLAAAWLEKFAACLHAAAAAGEMHDTPIHRELGVWFVQHVAFSLMLHLRPPTPAVDYKVSREDLVSQATWFALLGVGLKEEAVRRYYSPKALQLLAS, translated from the coding sequence ATGGGAAACGTTCCGCGGTTAACCGCTGAAGCACGCAAGGAAGCCATCGTCGAAGCGGTCCAGGACATCTTCGCCGAAAAGGGCTTCGACGGCGTTACTATCAAAGAGCTGGCCCAAGCTGCCGGGGTGTCCGAGGCGCTGCTCTACAAGCATTTCCCGAGTAAAGAGTCGCTGTATGCGGCGATGCTGGATGCTTGCTCCAAGGGTCCGACGTTCGCGGAAGCGAGCCGGATTCTCGAATTCGAGGCGTCGACATCGACACTAGTCGTAATGGTTCATTTTATGATATCGCATTACGTCTTGGGCCGAGTTGGCGACATCCATCGGGCGGCATTGAATTCGCTCTTGGTGCGCAGCTTGTTGGGCGATGGCGAGTTGGTTCGACTGATGCACAAGAAGCTTGCCGCAGCGTGGCTGGAAAAATTCGCCGCTTGTTTGCATGCGGCGGCGGCGGCCGGAGAAATGCACGATACGCCGATTCACCGGGAACTTGGTGTTTGGTTTGTCCAACATGTGGCCTTTTCGCTGATGTTGCACCTGCGGCCACCGACGCCGGCCGTCGACTACAAAGTTTCTCGGGAAGATTTGGTTTCCCAAGCGACCTGGTTTGCGTTGTTGGGAGTCGGGCTCAAGGAAGAAGCGGTGCGGCGCTACTATAGTCCGAAGGCGTTGCAGTTGTTGGCAAGTTAA
- a CDS encoding efflux transporter outer membrane subunit, with protein MRRLLIGMFLFSVGCSVGPDCQAPKSSMPSAWLEGWNFGVDAQPAELARWWTEFNDPILNSLVERAAQSNLDIFVAEARIREARAVLGVTESGGWPSVNTTSSYARSRTSANSFSSGGQSSGGSSFSSPNNLEHDLFKTGFDAGWEIDIFGATRRRVEAAAANLDAAQEDRRAVLVTLLGEVAKSYIDLRGLQRRLNVAQENLRAQRETSRLTKVRFEAGLANGLEVAQADGLAQSSEAQIPLLEATLKQTVYLLDLLLGAQPGLLWKELAADAPIPALPPEAHVGVPADLLRRRPDIRRAERQLAAATAQVGAATADLYPKFSLTGAFGLQSISASDWFTGPSRFWSIGPTITWPIFDAGKIRANIEIRNAQQEQAFGLYEKSVITALGEVESALVKYSKEQSRYRALLEAAAANRSAVRLANDLYKQGLVAFLNVLDAERTLFASESDLAQSEANLAANLVVLYKALGGGWNTN; from the coding sequence ATGCGCAGATTGCTCATCGGAATGTTTCTGTTCAGTGTCGGTTGTTCGGTTGGACCGGACTGTCAGGCGCCGAAATCCTCCATGCCTTCGGCGTGGTTGGAAGGGTGGAACTTCGGTGTCGACGCCCAGCCGGCCGAGTTGGCGCGCTGGTGGACGGAGTTCAACGATCCGATTTTAAATTCTCTGGTCGAACGGGCGGCGCAGTCTAATTTGGATATCTTCGTCGCTGAAGCGCGCATTCGCGAGGCGCGCGCCGTGCTCGGTGTCACCGAATCCGGCGGGTGGCCTTCGGTGAACACGACCAGTTCCTACGCGCGCAGCCGTACCAGCGCGAATTCATTTTCTTCCGGCGGCCAAAGCAGCGGCGGTTCGTCGTTCTCATCGCCAAATAATTTAGAACACGATCTGTTCAAAACCGGTTTCGATGCCGGCTGGGAAATTGACATCTTTGGCGCGACGCGTCGGCGCGTCGAAGCGGCTGCGGCGAACCTCGATGCCGCGCAAGAAGATCGGCGCGCCGTGTTAGTGACATTGCTCGGCGAGGTGGCGAAGAGCTACATCGATCTGCGCGGTTTGCAGCGTCGTCTTAACGTCGCCCAAGAAAATTTGCGGGCCCAACGAGAAACTTCACGCTTGACCAAAGTGCGCTTCGAGGCCGGACTCGCCAACGGTCTGGAAGTAGCTCAGGCGGACGGGTTAGCGCAGAGCAGCGAGGCGCAGATTCCACTGCTCGAAGCAACGCTCAAACAAACCGTCTATCTCTTGGACCTGCTGCTCGGCGCTCAGCCCGGTTTGCTCTGGAAGGAGTTGGCGGCGGACGCGCCGATTCCCGCGTTGCCGCCCGAAGCTCATGTCGGCGTGCCGGCGGATTTATTGCGGCGCCGTCCCGACATTCGCCGCGCCGAGCGGCAGTTGGCCGCCGCCACGGCGCAAGTCGGCGCCGCCACCGCCGATCTCTATCCGAAGTTTTCCTTGACCGGCGCGTTCGGTTTGCAAAGCATTAGCGCTAGTGATTGGTTCACCGGGCCGAGCCGATTTTGGTCCATCGGTCCGACGATTACCTGGCCGATTTTCGACGCCGGAAAAATTCGCGCCAACATCGAAATTCGTAACGCCCAGCAAGAACAAGCTTTCGGTCTCTACGAGAAGTCGGTCATCACCGCGCTCGGCGAGGTTGAAAGCGCCTTGGTTAAATACAGTAAGGAACAGTCGCGCTATCGCGCGCTACTTGAAGCCGCCGCCGCCAACCGCAGTGCCGTGCGGCTGGCCAACGATCTTTACAAACAAGGCTTGGTCGCGTTTCTAAACGTGCTCGATGCCGAGCGCACGCTATTTGCTTCGGAAAGCGATTTGGCCCAGAGCGAAGCCAATCTGGCGGCTAATTTAGTCGTGCTTTATAAAGCTCTCGGCGGTGGCTGGAACACCAACTGA
- a CDS encoding helix-turn-helix domain-containing protein translates to MGQKYQQFSLEERCTLCRLSQAGKTKRQIAAAMDRAPST, encoded by the coding sequence ATGGGACAAAAGTATCAACAGTTTTCGCTTGAAGAGCGCTGTACGCTTTGCCGACTTAGCCAAGCCGGGAAAACAAAGCGCCAAATCGCGGCAGCTATGGATCGCGCGCCATCGAC
- a CDS encoding ATP-binding cassette domain-containing protein — protein MKRSRILQSSTPATSAPFLRHITSLPEKMDLAKFPFNVLAFSHGMDIEFRGNVTFFVGENGSGKSTLLEAIAECCGFNPEGGHRDHHFATFGERSDLAKALRLSWLPKVTEGFFMRAESFYNFATYIDQASILRAYGGKPLHEQSHGESFLALFTNRFEQGIYILDEPEAALSPQRQLSFLKVIHDLEKPGHAQFLIVTHSPIILSYPGAVLLNLDGDAIREVAYDETDHYRVTRDFLNAPERFYKHLFDTTGDDAEDE, from the coding sequence ATGAAACGGAGTCGAATATTGCAGTCAAGTACGCCGGCCACGTCGGCGCCATTTCTTCGTCACATTACGAGCCTGCCGGAGAAGATGGATCTGGCTAAGTTTCCTTTCAACGTGCTGGCGTTCTCGCATGGCATGGACATTGAGTTTCGCGGTAATGTAACCTTTTTCGTCGGCGAGAACGGCAGTGGGAAGTCGACGTTGCTCGAAGCGATCGCGGAGTGTTGTGGATTCAATCCCGAAGGGGGACACCGCGATCATCATTTTGCCACGTTCGGCGAACGCTCCGACCTGGCAAAGGCGCTTCGACTCTCCTGGCTGCCGAAAGTGACCGAAGGTTTTTTCATGCGCGCCGAGAGTTTTTATAACTTCGCAACCTACATCGATCAGGCTTCGATCCTGCGCGCCTACGGTGGCAAGCCGCTCCATGAGCAATCCCACGGTGAGTCCTTCCTGGCGCTTTTCACGAACCGTTTCGAGCAGGGTATTTACATCCTCGACGAGCCCGAGGCCGCGCTCTCGCCGCAACGGCAACTTTCGTTCTTGAAAGTCATCCACGATCTCGAAAAGCCGGGCCATGCTCAATTTCTCATCGTCACACACTCGCCGATCATTCTCAGCTACCCAGGCGCGGTGCTGCTCAACCTGGATGGCGATGCGATCCGTGAGGTCGCGTACGACGAAACGGATCACTACCGCGTGACGCGGGATTTTCTCAACGCGCCCGAGCGGTTCTACAAACATCTTTTCGATACGACAGGCGATGATGCTGAAGACGAGTAG
- a CDS encoding efflux RND transporter permease subunit, whose product MNFSEPFIRRPVLTTVLTLSVMLFGVLSYFRLPVNDLPAVDYPVIQVQADYLGASPETVANNIATPLERQFMQINGLELVTSKSTQGHTSLTLQFALSKSIDAAATDVQTAISQATGSLPVDLPSPPTFSKTNPNDQPIMYIALTSDSVTRGQLYDYGSTQIGQRISILAGVSRVSVFGTKSAIRIKADPSAMWARNISIDDLAAAIKSGTSYSGAGQFDGSSGTTLLRPQGQLDSAQGYSDLIIGSKNDAPIYLRDVAQVRESVQDERLSMRFWARGYPVPAATVVLAVYRQAGANAVEVANSIRSLLPLISAELPGSVRITPLYDRSRGIVNSVNDVQETLAIAFVLVVLVIFLFLGRATDTLIPAVALPISLLLTFVAMHLLGYSLDNLSLMALTLAIGFLVDDAIVFLENTVRRMEEGADALSATIQSAKEISFTILSMTISLAAVFLPLVFMPGLVGRIFREFAITIVVAIIASGLVSLTLTPLMCARLLKARGEATKRSWMERKIGGVEKRVLTAYGKYLTWFLDHRWVSALIWVACLAGTVGFFLIIPKAFLSPGDSSVITGVFIAREGSSPEQMRAIQDQVDAALLQNPNVLATVEVTGLSQFLASNQGIIFTFLKPPAGRAPIQQEVAKLMGSLGSIPGIIAPLRAFPVLEISTGATNQNQGQYAFSISGVNPDQVYEAGAKLMARLRDFSGFLTVLSDYYNNTPNLDIELRREQAKSYGVSETRILTLIRNAYAQNYLYLIKKPADQYQVILEAADAARSTPDNLSLLYIRSDDGKRLVPLSALVTWKFSLGPQAVNHLNQFTSMTISFNLKPGVEIGDATDFIAKASAEVVPSTLRASLQGEALTFRDTVRDLTMLMALAVFVMYVILAILYESYLHPLTVLSTLPTALVGGLATLFLFREQASLYAFIGMFMLMGIVKKNGILIVDFALQRVAHGEAAAKAIHDASMDRFRPILMTTLAAVFGAIPIALGFGADGASRRPLGLVIVGGLVVSQFITLFITPVIYLYLEDFQEKVLDRTSFFRSTRSAAAQQKS is encoded by the coding sequence GTGAACTTCTCCGAGCCATTCATCCGCCGTCCGGTGCTGACAACGGTCTTGACCTTGTCGGTGATGCTGTTCGGCGTGCTCAGTTATTTTCGCTTGCCGGTGAACGATTTGCCGGCGGTGGATTATCCGGTCATCCAGGTTCAAGCGGATTATCTCGGCGCCAGTCCAGAGACGGTGGCCAACAACATCGCGACGCCGCTGGAACGTCAGTTCATGCAGATCAATGGCCTGGAGCTGGTGACTTCAAAGAGCACTCAAGGCCACACCAGTTTGACGCTCCAATTCGCGCTGAGCAAAAGCATCGATGCGGCGGCCACCGACGTGCAGACCGCGATTTCCCAGGCGACGGGCAGTCTGCCGGTCGATCTGCCGTCGCCGCCGACATTTTCGAAAACCAATCCTAACGACCAACCGATCATGTACATCGCGCTCACCAGCGACTCGGTGACGCGCGGCCAGTTGTACGATTACGGCAGCACGCAAATCGGCCAGCGCATCAGTATTCTCGCGGGCGTCTCGCGGGTCTCGGTGTTCGGCACCAAGTCGGCGATCCGCATCAAAGCCGATCCCTCGGCGATGTGGGCGCGCAATATTTCCATCGACGATTTAGCGGCGGCGATTAAAAGCGGCACGAGTTACAGCGGCGCGGGCCAGTTCGACGGCTCCAGCGGCACGACGCTGCTCCGGCCCCAAGGGCAGCTCGACAGCGCCCAGGGCTACAGCGATTTAATTATCGGCAGCAAGAACGATGCGCCGATCTACTTGCGCGACGTCGCTCAGGTGCGCGAGTCGGTGCAGGACGAACGGTTGAGCATGCGCTTTTGGGCGCGCGGCTATCCGGTGCCGGCAGCGACTGTAGTGTTGGCGGTTTATCGCCAAGCCGGCGCCAATGCCGTCGAGGTCGCCAACAGCATTCGATCTCTGTTGCCGCTGATTAGCGCCGAGCTGCCAGGCTCGGTGCGCATCACGCCGCTCTACGACCGCTCGCGCGGCATCGTCAATTCGGTCAACGACGTGCAAGAGACACTGGCGATCGCCTTCGTGCTCGTGGTGCTGGTGATTTTTCTTTTTCTCGGCCGGGCCACCGATACGTTGATTCCGGCGGTGGCGCTGCCGATTTCCTTGCTGCTGACTTTCGTGGCGATGCACCTGCTCGGTTACAGCTTGGACAATTTATCGCTGATGGCGCTGACTTTGGCGATCGGCTTTCTGGTCGACGATGCCATCGTGTTTTTGGAAAACACCGTGCGCCGCATGGAAGAGGGCGCCGATGCGCTCAGCGCGACCATCCAGAGCGCCAAGGAAATCAGTTTCACGATTCTCTCGATGACGATCTCGCTGGCGGCGGTGTTCCTGCCGTTAGTCTTCATGCCGGGGCTCGTCGGCCGAATCTTTCGCGAGTTCGCCATCACCATCGTCGTCGCCATCATCGCTTCCGGTCTGGTGTCACTGACCCTGACGCCGCTCATGTGCGCGCGCTTGCTCAAAGCGCGCGGCGAGGCCACCAAGCGCAGCTGGATGGAGCGAAAAATCGGCGGCGTGGAAAAACGCGTCCTTACCGCATATGGAAAATATCTCACCTGGTTTCTCGACCACCGCTGGGTCTCGGCGTTGATCTGGGTCGCTTGCTTGGCGGGCACGGTGGGATTTTTTCTGATTATTCCGAAAGCCTTTTTGTCGCCTGGCGACAGCAGCGTGATCACTGGAGTGTTTATCGCTCGCGAAGGATCTTCGCCCGAGCAGATGCGCGCGATTCAGGACCAAGTCGATGCCGCGCTGCTACAGAATCCCAACGTTCTCGCCACCGTCGAAGTCACCGGTCTGAGCCAATTCCTTGCGTCGAACCAAGGAATTATTTTTACCTTTCTCAAGCCGCCGGCGGGGCGTGCGCCGATCCAACAGGAAGTGGCAAAATTAATGGGCAGCTTGGGATCGATTCCCGGAATCATCGCGCCCTTGCGTGCATTCCCCGTACTTGAGATCAGCACCGGCGCGACCAATCAGAATCAAGGGCAGTACGCGTTTTCCATCTCCGGTGTTAACCCCGATCAGGTTTACGAAGCGGGTGCAAAGCTAATGGCGAGGCTGCGCGATTTTTCCGGTTTTCTCACGGTCTTGTCAGATTATTACAACAACACGCCCAATCTCGATATCGAGCTGCGCCGCGAACAGGCCAAGAGCTACGGCGTTTCCGAAACGCGCATTCTAACTCTGATCCGCAACGCTTACGCGCAGAATTATTTATACTTGATCAAGAAGCCGGCCGATCAGTATCAAGTGATCCTCGAAGCGGCGGACGCGGCGCGCTCGACGCCGGATAATTTATCGCTGCTCTATATTCGCTCCGACGACGGCAAGCGGCTGGTGCCGCTGAGCGCGCTGGTGACTTGGAAGTTTTCTCTTGGCCCCCAGGCCGTCAATCATCTCAATCAGTTCACCAGCATGACGATCTCGTTCAACCTCAAGCCTGGCGTGGAGATCGGCGATGCGACCGATTTTATCGCCAAAGCCTCAGCCGAAGTCGTGCCGTCGACGTTGCGCGCGAGCTTGCAAGGCGAGGCGCTTACCTTCCGCGACACGGTGCGCGATTTGACTATGCTCATGGCGCTGGCGGTGTTCGTCATGTATGTGATCCTGGCGATTCTTTACGAGAGCTATCTCCATCCGTTGACTGTTTTGTCGACGCTGCCGACGGCTCTGGTCGGCGGGCTGGCGACGCTTTTTCTTTTTCGCGAGCAGGCGTCGCTCTATGCCTTCATCGGCATGTTCATGCTCATGGGCATCGTCAAGAAGAACGGCATCCTGATCGTCGACTTCGCCTTGCAGCGCGTCGCCCACGGCGAAGCGGCGGCAAAAGCGATCCACGACGCCAGCATGGACCGCTTCCGGCCGATTCTCATGACCACCTTGGCCGCGGTGTTCGGCGCGATTCCAATTGCGTTGGGCTTCGGCGCCGACGGCGCGTCGCGCCGGCCGTTGGGTTTGGTGATCGTCGGCGGTCTGGTTGTTTCTCAATTCATCACCCTGTTCATCACGCCGGTGATCTATCTTTATCTGGAGGACTTCCAAGAAAAGGTTTTGGACCGCACGTCGTTTTTCCGTTCAACGCGGAGCGCCGCGGCGCAACAGAAGAGTTAA